In Solobacterium moorei, a single genomic region encodes these proteins:
- a CDS encoding restriction endonuclease subunit S: protein MSWEQRKLGELGTTFTGLSGKKASDFGHGEASFITYMNVFSNPVANPNMVDNVEIDPKQREVEIGDVFFTTSSETPEEVGMSSVLKEKHGVTYLNSFCFGFRPTVKFNLDYLAFMFRSEFVRIQIIILAQGISRFNISKIKMMDIDIHVPSIDEQIAIGTYFIELDNLITLHQRKHLWPF, encoded by the coding sequence ATTTCTTGGGAACAGCGTAAGTTAGGAGAATTAGGCACTACATTTACTGGTTTATCTGGTAAAAAAGCTTCCGACTTCGGTCATGGAGAAGCTTCATTTATTACATATATGAATGTTTTCTCTAATCCAGTTGCGAATCCTAATATGGTAGATAATGTAGAAATTGATCCAAAGCAAAGAGAAGTTGAAATAGGTGATGTTTTCTTTACTACATCTTCTGAAACACCTGAAGAAGTTGGAATGTCTAGTGTTTTAAAGGAAAAACATGGTGTTACATATCTTAATAGTTTTTGCTTTGGCTTTAGACCTACGGTTAAATTTAATTTAGATTATCTTGCGTTTATGTTTAGGTCTGAATTTGTCAGAATACAAATAATAATTTTGGCACAAGGTATTTCGAGATTTAATATTTCAAAAATCAAGATGATGGATATTGATATTCACGTACCGAGTATTGATGAACAAATAGCTATTGGGACATACTTTATTGAACTAGACAACCTTATCACCCTTCATCAGCGTAAGCATTTGTGGCCTTTTTAA
- a CDS encoding FAD-dependent oxidoreductase — MNKRLFAACLSVGMLLTGCSTKKSTTVKDGTYEETVDGRNGKVTVSTTISSGKITNVEVKDNEETPEIAGTAITELPKKIVEKNSPNVDGITGATITSDAIKDAVKNAIKTAGGDPDSFGSDSAQASESKTEKLTADVVVIGAGGAGITAALTAQQNGAKVILLEKSANIGGVSVIAGGPMGINSKEQKEAGVAGTFTTQEVLAHWQSYNCWMDDGQLFYNIANRSGETIDWLEENGMDLVYVGNEQAAHANGFPTYHAYADQSNKLGYYQALLKQFENAGGKIYYQTPAVELKSEDNKITGVVAKSSDTTYEISCDAAVLATGGFGANADVIEKEVGFPLVTFTTGTQTGDGATMSQAIGAGKGKTIQQYHGVTSYSGIEPGSGKDEIAKAIYLATSIWVNQRGSRFAPEDLNYDTALSSNAAATQGEYYFSIMSDDMVKKVEQGGSKELNVETAVGYQPSLPLFSVNEPWTEFRSALEDGVKNGTVFKGDTVEDLAKAMGVDANALKKTISAYNADCANGSDAVYGKDSKYMLSLGDGPYYAAKARPVSLGGIGGVLVNSNLEVIKQDGTVIGGLYAAGNEIAEIYNNSYPLVEGVTLMTALTGGRICGEAAAEYATK, encoded by the coding sequence ATGAATAAACGTTTATTTGCGGCATGCTTAAGCGTAGGTATGCTACTGACTGGATGCTCAACAAAGAAAAGTACTACTGTAAAAGATGGTACTTATGAGGAAACAGTTGATGGACGTAACGGAAAGGTTACAGTAAGCACAACAATTTCTTCTGGAAAGATCACAAATGTAGAAGTAAAGGATAATGAAGAGACACCAGAAATTGCTGGTACTGCAATTACAGAGTTGCCAAAGAAGATTGTTGAAAAGAACAGTCCTAATGTAGATGGGATAACTGGTGCGACAATCACTTCTGATGCGATTAAGGATGCTGTTAAGAATGCAATTAAGACTGCTGGTGGTGATCCTGATTCATTTGGTAGTGATAGTGCACAAGCATCTGAGTCAAAGACTGAGAAGTTAACTGCTGATGTAGTTGTTATTGGTGCAGGTGGTGCAGGTATTACTGCCGCATTAACAGCTCAACAAAATGGTGCAAAGGTTATCTTACTTGAAAAGTCTGCGAATATTGGTGGTGTATCTGTTATTGCAGGTGGACCAATGGGTATTAACTCTAAAGAACAAAAAGAAGCTGGTGTAGCAGGTACATTTACAACACAGGAAGTTCTTGCACATTGGCAATCCTATAACTGTTGGATGGATGATGGACAGTTATTCTATAACATCGCTAACCGCTCTGGTGAAACAATTGACTGGTTAGAAGAAAATGGTATGGACCTTGTATATGTTGGTAATGAACAGGCAGCACATGCAAATGGTTTCCCAACATATCATGCATATGCAGACCAATCTAATAAGCTTGGTTACTATCAGGCTCTATTAAAGCAGTTTGAAAATGCAGGTGGTAAGATTTACTACCAAACTCCTGCAGTAGAACTAAAGTCAGAAGACAATAAGATTACAGGTGTTGTAGCGAAGTCTTCTGATACTACATATGAAATCTCATGTGATGCTGCTGTACTTGCTACAGGTGGTTTCGGTGCTAATGCAGATGTTATTGAAAAGGAAGTTGGTTTCCCGCTCGTTACATTTACAACAGGTACACAAACAGGTGATGGCGCAACAATGTCACAAGCAATCGGTGCTGGTAAGGGTAAGACAATTCAACAGTACCATGGTGTAACATCTTATTCTGGAATCGAACCAGGTTCTGGTAAGGATGAAATCGCAAAGGCTATCTATCTTGCAACAAGTATTTGGGTTAACCAACGTGGTTCTAGATTTGCTCCAGAAGATTTAAACTATGATACAGCGCTATCTTCAAATGCCGCAGCAACACAAGGTGAATACTATTTCTCAATCATGTCAGATGATATGGTAAAGAAAGTAGAGCAGGGTGGTTCTAAGGAACTGAATGTAGAAACAGCTGTTGGATACCAACCATCATTACCACTATTTAGTGTGAATGAACCATGGACAGAGTTTAGATCCGCACTAGAAGATGGTGTTAAAAATGGTACCGTGTTCAAGGGCGATACAGTGGAAGATCTTGCAAAGGCAATGGGTGTTGATGCCAATGCATTAAAGAAGACAATTAGTGCATACAACGCAGATTGTGCAAATGGATCAGATGCAGTATACGGCAAAGATTCTAAGTATATGTTATCTCTAGGTGATGGTCCATACTATGCTGCTAAGGCAAGACCAGTATCATTAGGTGGTATTGGTGGTGTACTTGTTAACTCTAATCTAGAAGTTATCAAGCAAGATGGAACAGTTATCGGTGGTCTATACGCAGCTGGTAATGAAATTGCGGAAATCTATAACAACTCATACCCACTCGTTGAAGGTGTTACATTAATGACAGCTCTAACAGGTGGAAGAATCTGTGGTGAAGCTGCAGCTGAATACGCAACAAAATAA
- a CDS encoding restriction endonuclease subunit S, with translation MGVRRFLTLFYDWEQRKVSNMFRITRGYVLPATQTIPTKSDKNPYPVYSSQTKDNGLMGYYSNYLYEDAITWTTDGANAGTVNYRKGKFYCTNVCGVLLSNEIRANQMIAEALNNTAKAYVSYVGNPKLMNNVMSDIVIQVPVQEKERNKLSLFFTSINSLITLHQRKPYIHKKEDFQC, from the coding sequence ATGGGAGTTAGAAGATTTCTAACTCTCTTTTATGATTGGGAACAGCGTAAGGTCTCAAATATGTTTAGAATTACACGTGGTTACGTGCTTCCAGCTACACAAACAATTCCAACTAAATCAGATAAAAATCCATATCCAGTTTATTCTTCACAGACAAAAGATAATGGGCTCATGGGATACTATAGTAACTACCTATATGAAGATGCGATTACTTGGACTACTGATGGTGCGAATGCAGGAACTGTTAATTACAGAAAGGGAAAGTTCTATTGTACAAATGTTTGTGGGGTTTTATTATCTAATGAAATAAGGGCTAATCAGATGATAGCGGAAGCACTAAATAATACTGCAAAAGCGTATGTTTCTTATGTAGGAAATCCAAAACTAATGAATAATGTGATGTCCGACATAGTAATTCAAGTACCGGTGCAAGAGAAAGAAAGAAATAAATTATCATTATTTTTCACCAGTATTAATAGTCTTATCACCCTTCATCAGCGTAAGCCATATATTCATAAAAAGGAGGATTTTCAATGCTAA
- a CDS encoding FeoB-associated Cys-rich membrane protein: MNISTFLVLMVVVVIVAFDIRYVMKNGVSSCSGDCSSGCHSSCRWVGDIKKAQRNIRIQNKIKSLLGLSK, encoded by the coding sequence ATGAATATTTCAACATTCTTAGTATTAATGGTCGTTGTTGTAATCGTTGCATTCGATATTCGTTATGTAATGAAGAACGGAGTAAGCTCCTGTAGTGGAGATTGTAGTTCTGGCTGTCATTCTTCCTGTAGATGGGTAGGAGACATCAAAAAGGCACAACGCAATATCCGTATTCAAAATAAGATTAAGTCCTTGTTAGGATTATCGAAGTAA
- a CDS encoding type I restriction endonuclease subunit R, with amino-acid sequence MPFNDELKFEEAVVNLLWSECGWETDVIKYPTEEDLIKNWANILFDSNKEKDVLNGCPLTDGEMAQIITQVNLLRTPLALNTFINGKTVSITRDNKDDELHFGKNVSLKIYDRKEIAGGKSRYQIVEQPKFKTNNTVYPTRRGDIMLLINGMPLFHIELKRTGVPITQAEVQIEKYMENGVFSGLFSLVQIFIAMNPEEAVYYANPGRDGKFNSNFYFHWEDYNNDIINEWSAFTKKLLSIPMAHEMVGFYTIPDDSDGVLKVMRSYQYFAASAISDKVLRTNWTRSEQHGGYIWHTTGSGKTMTSFKAAQLIANSKEADKVVFLLDRVELGDQSLINYRNFADPSESIQATEDTNVLIGKLKSDSPDDVLIVTSIQKMSRIREDSDVKQKDLEKIQSKHIVFIIDECHRDQKGDMHQNIKKTFSNAIFFGFTGTPAHGVTSDIFGDELHRYTIVHGIRDKNVLGFDPYKVCTFEDNDLREKVALKQCNCSTVEGAMAKEETRKIFLYYMNKGEKKCPMTEIENFIPKAQYETLKHQNAVVDDIINHWTVRSVGSLFHSIFATSSISEAMQYYKLFKCKNHNLKVTAIFDPSDDNTQESIWKMKGITDILIDYKEMFGKSYEIGNYASFKKDVCARLSHKKPYLNLSKEEQLNIIIVVDQLLTGFDSKWINTLYLDKKLEGKNFIQAISRTNRLYGSDKPHGTIIWYRYPHTMKENLDNAVREYSGDRPFGIFVDKLDINIDQMNFKYGEIVELFESVGIYDFDHNYDDISWKKKFAKLFSELNQYLDSAKIQGFSWDKSIYEFKNTDGSFYSKKILFDEKTYLILVQRYKELFKGTRIEGGLPYDIDTHIIEIQTDSIDDDYMNSKFKLFMINLNKGDAIAKEKAIHDLHKSFASLTQEEQKLAKLFLNDIETGKIAVEAGKTFRDYITLYMCNAHNDQIHRLASGLGIDEAKLRALINLHVDESNINAYGRYDELMNTIDIDDARNFLGKRLKIELSKRQARIEADKLLRRFIFEGGFNIE; translated from the coding sequence ACAGTATCTATAACAAGAGATAACAAAGATGATGAGTTACATTTTGGAAAGAATGTAAGCCTTAAAATTTATGATAGAAAAGAGATAGCAGGAGGGAAAAGTAGGTATCAAATTGTAGAACAGCCAAAGTTTAAGACTAATAATACGGTTTATCCTACACGTCGTGGAGATATAATGCTCTTGATTAATGGAATGCCTCTTTTCCATATTGAATTAAAGAGAACGGGAGTACCTATTACTCAAGCTGAAGTTCAAATTGAAAAATACATGGAAAATGGTGTTTTCAGCGGATTATTTTCACTAGTACAAATTTTTATCGCTATGAATCCTGAGGAGGCTGTTTATTATGCAAATCCTGGAAGAGATGGAAAGTTTAATTCGAATTTTTACTTTCATTGGGAAGATTATAATAACGATATAATAAATGAATGGAGTGCTTTTACAAAGAAATTATTATCTATACCTATGGCACATGAAATGGTAGGATTTTACACTATCCCAGATGATTCGGATGGGGTTCTAAAGGTAATGAGAAGTTACCAATACTTTGCTGCTTCTGCTATTTCTGATAAAGTTTTAAGAACCAATTGGACAAGAAGTGAGCAACATGGTGGTTACATCTGGCATACTACCGGTTCTGGAAAGACAATGACATCTTTTAAAGCTGCTCAGTTAATTGCAAATTCAAAGGAAGCGGATAAAGTTGTTTTCTTACTTGATAGAGTGGAACTTGGTGATCAGTCACTGATTAATTATAGAAATTTTGCTGATCCATCTGAATCAATACAAGCGACAGAGGATACAAATGTTTTGATTGGAAAACTAAAAAGTGATTCTCCTGATGATGTGCTAATTGTTACATCAATTCAGAAAATGAGCAGAATTAGAGAAGATAGTGATGTTAAGCAAAAGGACTTAGAAAAAATACAGTCAAAGCATATTGTATTTATAATTGATGAATGTCATAGAGACCAAAAAGGGGATATGCATCAAAATATCAAAAAAACATTTTCCAATGCAATTTTCTTTGGTTTCACAGGAACTCCTGCTCATGGTGTTACATCGGATATTTTTGGTGATGAGTTACATCGCTATACTATTGTTCATGGAATTAGAGATAAAAATGTTCTTGGGTTTGACCCATATAAAGTTTGTACTTTCGAAGATAATGACCTAAGAGAAAAGGTCGCACTCAAACAATGTAATTGCTCTACTGTTGAAGGAGCAATGGCTAAAGAAGAGACAAGAAAAATATTTTTATATTATATGAATAAGGGTGAAAAGAAATGCCCGATGACAGAAATTGAAAACTTTATTCCAAAAGCACAATACGAAACACTAAAACACCAGAATGCTGTAGTAGACGATATAATTAATCACTGGACTGTGCGGAGTGTTGGATCACTATTTCATTCCATCTTTGCGACAAGTTCTATTTCTGAAGCAATGCAATATTATAAATTGTTCAAATGTAAAAATCATAACCTAAAAGTTACTGCAATTTTCGACCCAAGTGATGATAATACACAGGAATCAATTTGGAAAATGAAGGGAATAACAGATATCTTAATTGATTATAAAGAGATGTTTGGTAAATCTTATGAAATAGGTAATTACGCAAGTTTTAAAAAAGATGTTTGTGCGCGATTATCACACAAGAAACCATATCTAAACCTTTCGAAAGAGGAGCAACTTAATATCATTATTGTTGTGGATCAATTATTAACTGGATTTGACTCGAAATGGATCAATACTTTGTATTTGGATAAAAAACTTGAAGGGAAGAATTTTATACAAGCAATTTCAAGGACAAATAGACTCTATGGTAGCGATAAACCGCATGGAACAATAATATGGTACCGATATCCTCATACAATGAAAGAAAATCTTGACAATGCTGTTAGAGAATATTCGGGAGATAGGCCATTTGGCATATTTGTAGATAAACTTGATATTAATATCGATCAGATGAATTTCAAATATGGAGAAATCGTAGAATTATTTGAATCAGTTGGTATTTATGACTTTGACCATAATTATGATGATATTTCATGGAAGAAAAAATTTGCAAAATTATTTTCTGAATTAAATCAATATCTTGATTCTGCTAAGATACAAGGTTTCTCATGGGATAAATCAATTTATGAATTTAAGAATACTGACGGAAGTTTTTATTCAAAGAAAATACTCTTTGATGAAAAAACCTATTTGATACTTGTTCAAAGATATAAAGAGCTCTTTAAAGGAACTAGGATTGAAGGCGGTTTACCATACGATATAGATACACACATTATCGAGATTCAAACTGATTCTATTGATGATGATTATATGAACTCAAAGTTTAAATTATTTATGATTAATCTAAATAAAGGGGATGCCATAGCTAAAGAAAAGGCGATTCACGACCTACATAAATCATTTGCATCTTTGACACAAGAAGAACAAAAACTAGCAAAATTATTCTTGAATGATATCGAAACAGGTAAAATTGCAGTTGAAGCCGGCAAGACATTTAGGGATTATATTACTTTATATATGTGTAATGCACATAATGACCAAATTCATAGGCTTGCTTCTGGTCTTGGAATTGATGAAGCAAAATTACGGGCGTTGATAAATTTACATGTCGATGAATCAAATATAAATGCATATGGTCGCTACGATGAGCTTATGAATACTATTGATATTGATGATGCTAGAAATTTTTTGGGAAAACGGTTGAAAATTGAACTATCAAAAAGACAAGCTCGAATTGAGGCAGATAAATTACTTAGGAGATTTATTTTCGAAGGTGGATTTAATATTGAATAG
- a CDS encoding trans-sulfuration enzyme family protein, which translates to MKQNTKLLHGYTVLDQYTGAASIPIYQTSTFHNTELYCDEQKYLYTRFSNPTIDALEDGLRCIENAKYALSFSSGMSAISNVLMLLNAGEHVILPKEVYGGTCQFATKILPRYQISASFVDMANLDEIESAITDKTRMIYIETPSNPLLKVCDVRAIVSIAKKNGLIAVADNTFMTTLFQDTLALGVDIVVESATKFINGHSDVVAGVVATNNEEYYKQLVLFRKNFGGILGVQDAWLIMRGMKTMGLRMKQSSENAQAIAEFLHNHPKIKQVYYPGLDSHPGHDIHMSQAKCGGAVLSFSLASKDDLMSFTRKVKIPILAVSLGGVESILSHPATMSHACLSVEERLEQGVTDELLRLSCGIEDITDLLEDFKQALE; encoded by the coding sequence ATGAAACAGAATACAAAATTATTGCATGGTTATACCGTATTGGATCAATATACTGGTGCTGCCAGTATACCAATCTATCAAACATCCACGTTTCATAATACAGAGCTGTATTGTGATGAACAGAAGTATTTGTACACCCGTTTCTCCAATCCGACGATTGATGCATTAGAAGATGGTCTTCGTTGTATTGAGAATGCCAAATATGCATTAAGTTTTAGTTCCGGTATGAGTGCAATATCGAATGTTTTGATGTTGTTAAATGCTGGAGAACATGTCATCCTTCCAAAGGAAGTGTATGGTGGTACTTGTCAATTTGCGACGAAGATTCTACCGCGCTATCAAATTTCAGCTAGTTTTGTGGATATGGCAAATCTTGATGAGATAGAAAGTGCGATTACAGATAAGACACGCATGATTTATATTGAGACACCATCCAATCCTTTACTAAAGGTATGTGATGTTCGTGCAATCGTATCCATTGCAAAAAAGAATGGACTGATTGCGGTAGCCGATAACACCTTTATGACAACGCTATTTCAAGATACACTTGCGTTAGGTGTTGATATCGTTGTAGAGAGTGCTACGAAGTTTATCAATGGTCATAGTGATGTAGTGGCTGGTGTTGTTGCGACAAATAATGAAGAATACTATAAACAGTTAGTTCTATTCCGGAAGAACTTTGGTGGTATCTTAGGTGTGCAAGATGCTTGGTTAATTATGCGTGGTATGAAGACGATGGGCTTACGTATGAAACAGTCCTCTGAAAATGCACAGGCAATTGCGGAATTCTTGCACAACCATCCAAAGATCAAACAAGTGTATTATCCAGGTTTAGATTCTCATCCTGGTCATGATATTCATATGTCACAAGCCAAGTGTGGTGGCGCAGTATTATCATTCTCTCTAGCGAGCAAAGATGATTTGATGTCTTTTACAAGGAAGGTTAAGATTCCAATTCTAGCAGTCAGTCTTGGTGGTGTTGAATCAATTTTATCTCATCCTGCAACGATGTCTCATGCTTGCTTAAGTGTGGAAGAGCGCTTAGAGCAGGGTGTCACCGATGAACTTTTGCGCTTGTCTTGTGGAATCGAGGATATTACAGATTTACTGGAAGACTTTAAGCAAGCACTGGAATAA
- a CDS encoding PucR family transcriptional regulator, translating into MKKDELFDLVSECATLEIFVAKAAKLVQNPIWIMDDAYQLVTCSKVPDAYVYLSFLQDTKLKRSFVNRLIERGLLNENGIQKPLRIFDTEYQRDVYVIDIFAKKKSIGKLTVAVENEISEEDVKLLADASSIYLRHQLTNHGSKREQAFALLLQKDEESQSLGLQLLQETGYLVKGTYMLAYVDTTIANRITVLRSFLSEIQTSDVNLLGGIMNEQCYLLLASTKHIDLKQYPNIHVGYSMQFEKLHHLDGYARQAEYAASKAKGKEANFQNLIDSYLHSQLEKQLSLDTLVDLKIQKLIAYDRKYETKYYETLCMYVKSQYSKQKTAEGLYIHLNTVKYRLQQIEKLFDINFEKDEKLIRLAMLVHHV; encoded by the coding sequence ATGAAAAAAGACGAATTATTTGATTTGGTTAGTGAGTGTGCAACACTTGAAATATTTGTGGCAAAGGCTGCGAAGTTAGTTCAAAATCCGATTTGGATTATGGATGATGCATATCAATTAGTAACTTGCTCTAAGGTACCAGATGCTTACGTATATTTATCGTTTTTACAAGATACAAAACTAAAACGAAGCTTTGTAAATCGATTGATAGAACGAGGATTACTCAATGAGAATGGTATTCAAAAACCATTGCGTATATTTGATACGGAGTATCAAAGAGATGTTTATGTAATCGATATTTTTGCAAAAAAGAAGTCGATTGGAAAATTAACAGTTGCGGTGGAGAATGAAATTAGTGAAGAGGATGTTAAATTGCTTGCGGATGCTTCATCAATCTATCTACGTCATCAACTTACAAATCATGGATCGAAACGTGAACAAGCATTTGCCTTACTGCTACAAAAGGATGAAGAGAGTCAATCATTAGGACTTCAATTACTACAAGAGACTGGTTATCTCGTCAAAGGTACTTACATGCTTGCATATGTTGATACTACAATTGCAAATCGTATTACTGTATTACGTTCTTTCTTAAGTGAGATACAGACGAGTGATGTAAATCTTTTGGGTGGTATTATGAATGAACAATGTTATCTTTTATTGGCGAGCACAAAGCATATCGATTTGAAACAATACCCAAATATTCATGTTGGATATAGTATGCAGTTTGAAAAACTTCATCATCTTGATGGATACGCAAGACAGGCAGAATATGCTGCTAGTAAGGCAAAGGGAAAAGAGGCAAACTTCCAGAATCTAATTGATTCCTATTTGCATAGCCAGTTAGAAAAACAATTATCACTAGATACATTGGTTGACTTAAAGATACAAAAACTCATTGCGTATGATCGTAAGTATGAGACGAAGTATTACGAGACATTGTGTATGTATGTTAAATCACAATACTCAAAACAGAAGACTGCAGAAGGGCTCTATATTCATCTGAATACCGTTAAGTATCGTCTTCAGCAGATTGAAAAATTATTCGATATTAATTTTGAAAAAGACGAGAAATTGATACGTTTGGCAATGTTAGTGCATCACGTTTAA
- a CDS encoding site-specific integrase, whose translation MLNNIKETDLFYEYYSQWIKVYKSGAIRKVTMDKYLLTQTWLERLAPGMRMCDLNRLSYQQLLNSYAEVHERQTTMDFHHQLKGAIMDAVDEGLIERDPTRKAIIKGKTPRPKKIKYLNQFELHKLISHLNLNTEISWDWFILLVAKTGMRFSEALAITPKDFDFQHQSLSISKTWDYKSCTGFLPTKNRSSVRKIQIDWQLIVQFSELIKGLPEDEPIFIKSRVFNSSINDSLERHCKGANIPIVSIHGLRHTHASLLLFAGVSIASVARRLGHSSMTTTQKTYLHIINELENKDIDIVMRSLSSLS comes from the coding sequence ATGCTAAATAATATTAAAGAGACAGATTTATTTTATGAGTATTATTCACAATGGATAAAAGTTTATAAGTCAGGAGCAATTCGGAAAGTTACGATGGATAAATATTTACTAACACAAACTTGGTTAGAACGTCTTGCTCCGGGAATGAGAATGTGTGACCTTAACCGACTATCTTACCAACAATTACTTAATAGCTATGCAGAGGTTCATGAAAGACAAACAACGATGGATTTTCATCATCAGTTGAAAGGTGCCATAATGGATGCTGTTGACGAAGGATTGATAGAACGAGATCCTACAAGAAAGGCTATTATTAAAGGCAAAACTCCACGTCCTAAAAAGATAAAATATCTTAATCAATTTGAATTACATAAACTTATATCACATCTTAATTTAAATACAGAAATAAGTTGGGATTGGTTTATTCTTCTAGTGGCGAAAACAGGTATGAGATTTTCAGAAGCACTGGCAATCACACCAAAAGATTTTGACTTTCAGCACCAATCGCTTTCTATCAGCAAAACTTGGGATTATAAAAGCTGTACAGGTTTTCTGCCTACAAAGAATAGGTCTTCTGTTAGAAAAATTCAAATTGACTGGCAGCTTATTGTCCAGTTTTCTGAATTAATTAAGGGATTACCAGAAGATGAACCAATTTTTATAAAGAGTCGAGTTTTTAATTCAAGTATAAATGATTCTCTGGAACGTCACTGTAAAGGAGCAAATATTCCAATTGTATCTATTCACGGATTGAGACATACTCACGCATCATTACTATTGTTTGCAGGAGTATCAATTGCAAGTGTAGCTAGAAGACTTGGACATTCAAGCATGACTACTACACAGAAAACATATCTTCATATTATAAATGAACTAGAAAATAAAGATATTGATATTGTAATGCGTTCTCTTTCAAGTCTGAGTTAA
- a CDS encoding type IV toxin-antitoxin system AbiEi family antitoxin domain-containing protein — protein sequence MDYKKKIREKIEKMGGFITSGELVNSNIPTIYLTRMVEAGELVREERGVYLSTKGDYDEYYFFQNKYKVAIYSYVSALYLFQFTDIIPSELEVTVYKGYNASRIQRDKRVHYVNKDTYELGIAQCKTTYGNKVNVYDLERTVCDFVKNRNKVEAELFSKIITRYARYRNKDFNKLYTYAEKMNIYDKVKDIFGIIGI from the coding sequence ATGGATTATAAAAAGAAGATACGAGAAAAGATCGAAAAAATGGGTGGATTTATTACAAGTGGTGAACTAGTGAATTCTAATATCCCAACTATATATTTAACTAGAATGGTTGAAGCAGGAGAATTAGTTCGCGAAGAAAGAGGAGTATATCTTTCAACAAAAGGTGATTATGACGAGTATTATTTCTTTCAAAATAAGTATAAAGTTGCAATCTACTCGTATGTATCTGCTTTGTATCTATTTCAATTTACAGATATCATTCCATCAGAACTAGAAGTAACAGTATACAAAGGATATAATGCAAGCCGCATTCAACGTGATAAAAGAGTTCATTATGTGAATAAAGATACATATGAACTAGGTATTGCTCAATGTAAAACGACTTATGGAAACAAGGTAAATGTCTATGATTTAGAAAGAACGGTTTGTGATTTTGTAAAAAATAGAAATAAAGTCGAGGCTGAGTTATTTTCGAAAATAATAACAAGATATGCTCGTTATCGTAATAAAGATTTTAATAAGTTGTATACATACGCAGAAAAGATGAATATCTACGATAAAGTGAAAGATATTTTTGGAATTATTGGTATCTAA